From Callithrix jacchus isolate 240 chromosome 15, calJac240_pri, whole genome shotgun sequence, one genomic window encodes:
- the CCDC54 gene encoding coiled-coil domain-containing protein 54, producing the protein MHKLHTKRVKAAASQMWTSNLSKVRQSLKNVYHECQLRHQDSARYSTETSDDCIEDDVSYDEEMNLRAVLQDIKTAQVELFSQMTDIIRAIPKVQEKTDLCQKQVEVLETRMNVNEDEQFTTIKAILSMKKDIEALRKKMTELEHQNSCSRIHCLELLEGEKGKETIELLYKLIQQATLKNTLASEDTEISSAESEKASSYPKSTDHLEKKTISPQIKTLKKSNHQRASRSPRKAKPKVYIYPDFSTWIKLTVVRGGKWIFFLSATKLEEFIQWLLSRPTALPEEPQVINQRYCPFIGPIVSLTTICLSMFNNIYCFFRSFKEEVTRLEFFSALLGTK; encoded by the coding sequence ATGCACAAACTTCATACCAAGAGGGTAAAAGCTGCTGCTAGCCAGATGTGGACTTCAAATCTCTCGAAGGTCAGACAATCTCTTAAAAATGTTTACCACGAATGTCAGCTTCGGCACCAGGATTCTGCTAGATATTCAACTGAGACATCTGATGACTGTATTGAAGATGACGTTAGTTACGATGAAGAAATGAACCTTAGAGCAGTGCTCCAGGACATTAAAACTGCTCAAGTCGAACTTTTCAGCCAAATGACTGACATCATCCGTGCGATACCGAAAGTCCAGGAAAAGACTGACTTGTGTCAAAAGCAGGTGGAGGTCCTGGAAACCAGAATGAATGTTAATGAAGACGAACAATTCACAACAATTAAAGCTATCCTCTCTATGAAAAAAGACATTGAggcattaagaaagaaaatgacagaactGGAACATCAGAATTCTTGCTCCAGGATACATTGTCTAGAGCTTCTAGAGGGAGAAAAGGGTAAAGAAACCATAGAACTGCTTTACAAGCTCATCCAACAAGCAACTCTGAAGAACACATTGGCCTCTGAAGACACGGAAATCTCTTCAGCAGAATCAGAGAAAGCGTCGAGTTATCCAAAGTCCACTGATCATcttgagaaaaaaacaatttctcCCCAAATTAAAACTCTAAAGAAAAGTAACCATCAAAGAGCATCAAGGAGCCCTAGAAAAGCAAAGCCGAAGGTTTACATTTACCCAGACTTCAGCACGTGGATCAAGCTAACTGTTGTTCGTGGAGGAAAATGGATATTTTTCCTCAGTGCTACCAAGTTAGAAGAATTCATCCAGTGGCTTCTTTCTAGGCCAACTGCTCTTCCTGAGGAACCACAGGTCATAAACCAGAGATACTGTCCATTCATTGGCCCTATTGTGAGCTTAACCACGATCTGTCTCTCCATGTTCAACAATATTTACTGCTTTTTTCGTTCCTTCAAGGAAGAAGTAACTCGACTCGAGTTCTTTTCTGCTTTGCTtggtacaaaataa